A genomic stretch from Primulina huaijiensis isolate GDHJ02 unplaced genomic scaffold, ASM1229523v2 scaffold34285, whole genome shotgun sequence includes:
- the LOC140968251 gene encoding F-box/FBD/LRR-repeat protein At1g13570-like, translating into MSNMKQIEPPNVPNKVKTEVDKIVHLPEHIIDKILSYLSLRDAVRTSVLSTRWRYKWVTLPYLVFDNQSVLVSTQDQTLIKNKLVSIVDHVLLLHNGPIHKFKLSHRDLQGVSDIDKWILFLSRGSVKEFILEIWKGHRYKLPSSIYTFQNLVHLELFNCLLLPPFSFIGFKSLKSLDLQHITMDQSAFEYMISSCPLLERLTLMNFDGFALLNIHAPNLLFFDIGGIFEDVSFQDTSQLAVVSIGLYVNTESDRNLAFGSTGNLINFFACLPRIQRLEVQSYFLKYLAAGTIPGKLPKPCVDLGFLSIRINFNDVEENLAVLCLLRSSPHLQELEMLARAEEQQANLRTTSNIPENIEAFKHLKVIKIVGISGIKQELNFINFLLANSPVLERMTVKPASDDGGWDLLKELLRFRRSSVHAEIIYIDP; encoded by the exons ATGAGCAATAtg AAGCAAATAGAACCACCGAACGTACCCAACAAAGTGAAAACAGAGGTGGACAAAATTGTCCACTTACCAGAGCATATTATAGACAAAATTTTGTCATATTTATCCCTAAGGGATGCTGTGCGAACGAGTGTTTTGTCAACCAGGTGGAGATACAAATGGGTTACACTTCCATATCTTGTATTTGATAATCAATCAGTTTTAGTGTCTACCCAAGATCAAACCCTCATAAAAAACAAGCTTGTCAGTATTGTTGACCACGTCCTATTGCTTCACAATGGCCCTATTCATAAATTTAAACTTTCTCATCGAGATCTTCAAGGTGTAAGTGATATTGATAAGTGGATTCTTTTCCTGTCTAGAGGCTCTGTCAAGGAATTTATACTTGAGATATGGAAGGGCCATCGTTACAAGCTCCCTTCTTCCATATACACTTTCCAAAATTTGGTCCATTTGGAACTTTTTAACTGCCTTTTATTGCCtccattttcatttattggtttTAAAAGCTTGAAAAGCCTTGATCTTCAGCATATTACCATGGACCAAAGTGCATTTGAATACATGATATCCAGCTGCCCTTTACTTGAGCGTCTGACTTTGATGAACTTTGATGGTTTTGCCCTTCTTAATATACATGCTCCAAATCTTCTTTTCTTTGACATTGGAGGCATTTTTGAAGATGTTAGTTTCCAAGACACATCCCAGTTGGCTGTCGTCTCTATTGGTCTGTATGTTAACACTGAAAGTGACCGAAACCTAGCTTTTGGAAGCACCGgcaatttgatcaatttttttgcTTGTCTACCGCGTATTCAAAGGCTTGAAGTTCAGAGCTATTTCTTGAAG TATTTGGCTGCTGGAACCATACCAGGAAAGCTACCAAAACCTTGTGTTGATCTTGGTTTTCTTTCGATACGAATCAATTTCAATGATGTGGAAGAGAATCTAGCAGTGCTTTGCCTTCTGAGAAGTTCTCCTCATCTTCAGGAGCTTGAGATGTTG GCTCGTGCAGAGGAGCAACAGGCGAATTTAAGGACCACTTCTAATATTCCGGAAAACATTGAAGCATTTAAGCATCTGAAGGTTATTAAGATTGTTGGGATATCTGGGATCAAACAAGAACTGAATTTCATCAACTTTTTGCTGGCAAATTCGCCTGTTCTTGAAAGGATGACTGTCAAGCCTGCCTCGGACGATGGTGGGTGGGATTTACTAAAGGAGTTGCTCCGGTTCCGACGATCTTCTGTCCATGCAGAAATTATCTACATTGATCCATAA
- the LOC140968252 gene encoding uncharacterized protein — protein MCAEGLSYLFLKHEASNTFSGLRIAPSCPSISHLFFAVNILVFFKATVEGCVGIRNFLSLCDRASRQLVNFEKSSLSFSINMEVGIAKPNKSILSILIAQGHEVYLGLPNFSARNKKLQFRYLVEKVVKIKQGWGSSMVRRKDRGAAGTPVPERERSLTFQKSHGKSQRSPESTDQKVVFVFLLQNGRSGTGTRPTLTKFRGVNVDALGRRYVDRKRRVIGGTARIDESARNGTAPRGQGNFVTVSELMVNGAWNKPLVQTIFAPYIAQEILAIPLPTIPPKDSRLWPFDSKGKYSVRDGYKVEIGSYESPSHYSLRWFNLDSGGATFGVYYSP, from the exons ATGTGTGCTGAGGGACTCTCTTATCTCTTTCTCAAACACGAAGCTAGCAATACATTCTCAGGCTTGCGTATAGCCCCATCTTGTCCTTCAATATCTCATCTCTTTTTTGCAGTTAACATTCTCGTATTCTTTAAGGCAACAGTGGAAGGGTGTGTGGGAATTCGCAATTTCCTTTCTCTCTGTGACAGAGCTTCAAGACAGCTTGTTAACTTCGAAAAGTCCTCCCTCTCCTTTAGCATTAATATGGAGGTAGGGATTGCAAAGCCAAACAAGTCAATATTATCTATTCTGATTGCCCAAGGACATGAGGTATACCTAGGGCTCCCGAATTTCTCAGCGCGTAACAAGAAACTCCAATTCAGATATCTGGTAGAGAAGGTGGTAAAAATCAAACAAGGGTGGGGGAGTAGCATGGTTCGCCGCAAAGATCGCGGCGCGGCCGGAACGCCCGTTCCGGAACGGGAACGGTCACTTACGTTCCAAAAGTCCCATGGCAAATCA CAACGCTCGCCTGAATCCACCGATCAGAAGGTTGTCTTTGTGTTTTTACTCCAG AACGGTCGTTCCGGAACTGGAACGAGGCCCACCTTGACGAAGTTCCGGGGTGTGAACGTTGATGCTTTGGGACGTCGTTACGTAGATAGAAAACGTCGTGTTATCGGTGGAACGGCACGGATCGACGAATCAGCACGGAACGGAAcg GCCCCTAGAGGACAGGGAAATTTTGTCACCGTCAGTGAGCTTATGGTAAATGGGGCATGGAACAAACCTTTGGTGCAAACAATCTTTGCTCCATATATTGCACAGGAGATCTTAGCCATCCCACTGCCCACGATACCACCAAAGGATTCGAGACTTTGGCCATTTGACTCCAAGGGGAAATACTCGGTTAGAGATGGATATAAAGTAGAGATTGGATCCTATGAATCTCCAAGCCACTATTCGTTACGTTGGTTCAATCTAGACAGTGGTGGAGCTACATTTGGAGTTTACTATTCTCCCTGA